The genomic stretch CGAAGGCAACCAGCTGGGCCCCACGCTGTCCTTCAAGGGCCTGGACAACGCGGCGTACTACCGGCTCACGGAGAAGGACCCGCGCTACTACATGGACGTCACCGGGTGCGGGAACTCGTGGAACGCCACGCACCCGTACGCGCTGAAGCTCATCGCCGACTCCCTGCGCTACTGGGTGGAGGAGATGCACGTGGACGGGTTCCGCTTCGACCTGGCCACCGCGCTGGGGCGGGACCGGTACGGCTACGACACCCGCGCCGCCTTCTTCCAAATCATCCACCAGGACCCGGTGCTCAGCCGGGTGAAGCTCATCTCCGAGCCCTGGGACGTGGGCGACTTCGGCTACCAGGTGGGCAACTTCCCGGTGCTGTGGAGCGAGTGGAACGGCAAGTACCGCGACACCATCCGCCGCTACTGGAAGGGCGATGACCGGCAGGCGGCGGAGATTGGCTACCGCCTCACCGGCAGCTCGGACCTGTTCTCACTGTCCGGCCGCATGCCCGCCGCGAGCGTGAACTTCGTCACCGCGCACGACGGCTTCACGCTGCACGACCTCGTCACGTACAACGACAAGCACAACGAGGCGAACGGCGAGGAGAACCGCGACGGCGCCAACGACAACCACTCCTGGAACTGCGGGGTGGAGGGCGAGACGACCGACGCCAAGATCAACGCCCTGCGCGAACAGCAGAAGCGCAACTTCCTGGCCACGCTCTTCCTGTCCCAGGGCGTGCCCATGCTGGTGGCCGGCGACGAGATGGGCCGGACGCAGAAGGGCAACAACAACGCCTACTGCCAGGACAACGAACTGTCGTGGGTGGACTGGGAGCTGAACGACACGCAGCGCGCGCTGCTGGACTTCACGTGCGCCCTGACCAAGCTGCGGCGCGAACAGCCGGTGTTGCACAAGCGGCGCTTCTTCCGCGGCGCCCATATGTGGGACAGCGAGCTGAAGGACCTGGCGTGGTTTCGGCCCGACGGCAAGGAGATGCGCAAGGACGACTGGGAGAAGCCCTACGTGCGCTCCCTGGGATTCCTGCTGGGCGGTGACGCCATCACCGCGCCGGACGATGAAGGGAACCGGATTGTGGGGGACACCATCCTGGTGCTGATGAACGCCCACCACGAGCCCATCACCTTCATGCTGCCCGCTGTCGAATGGGGCGCGGACTGGGAGCTGGTGGTGGACACGGCGTTGGCGGGGGAGTCGCCTCGCACGCACACGCCGGCGGGGGGCACCGTGCAGGTGGTGGGCCGCTCCCTGGCCGTGCTGCGCCGCCCGGCGACGGAGTAGCCCCCCGCGGGGCCGGAGGGGGCCCGCTGGACGAAAGTCGGAGGTTCAGCGGGTTTCACGCGGGGGTCGACGCCCAGGCATCCCGCCGGTAGGGTGCGCCCCGTCGTACCCTGCAACAGGATTGCTACGTGAACACGCAAGTCGCGCTCTGGGTGGGTTTCAACGTCTTCGTCCTCGCGATGCTCGCGATGGACCTCGGGCTGTTCCATCGCAAGGACCATGCGGTGACGCCGAAGGAGGCGGGCCTCTGGACGCTGGTGTGGATTACCCTCAGCCTGATTTTCTGCGCGGGCATCTGGCACTACCAGGGGCCCACCGTGGGGCTCCAGTGGTTGACGGCGTACGTGGTGGAGTACGCGCTCTCCGTCGACAACCTCTTCGTCTTCCTGATGGTGTTCAGCTACTTCCGGGTGGCGCCCGAGCACCAGCACCGGGTGCTCTTCTGGGGCATCCTGGGCGCGTTCGTCATGCGCGCTGGCCTCATCATCGCCGGCACGGCGCTGGTGAAGCAGTTCCACTGGCTCATCTACCTGTTCGGCGCGTTCCTCGTCTTCACCGCGGTGAAGATGCTGGTGTCCAAGGACGAGGAGATTGACCCGGAGCAGAAGGGCATCGTGAAGTTCGCGCGCCGGGTGCTGCCGGTGGCCCGGCTGGGTGAAGGCAGCCGCTTCCGGGTGACGGAGGACGGCCGGCGCAAGTTCACGCCGCTCTTCATCGTGCTGCTGGTGGTGGAGGCCACGGACCTGCTCTTCGCGCTGGACTCCATCCCCGCGGTGCTGGGCATCAGCCAGGACGCCTTCATCATCTACACGTCCAACGTGTGCGCGATTCTGGGCCTGCGTTCACTGTTCTTCGTCGTGGCCAGCCTGATGGAGAAGTTCCACTTCCTGAAGGTGGGCCTGAGCGCCATCCTGGGCTTCGTGGGCGTGAAGATGCTCATCACCTTCTTCGACATCCACGTCCCCATCGGCATCTCCCTGGGCGTGATTGCCGGCGTGCTGGTGGCGGCCATCATCGCCTCGCTGGTCTGGCCGAAGCAGCCCGAGCCCGGACAGGACCGGGAAAGCGCCAAGACGTAGCAGGGCGCTGGGGCTTCCAACCCAGCGTTTTCCTTGCAAGTGGCTGCCGTTGCCGCCAAATCTGGGGGCATGTCCTCCAGCGCCACCACCGACGGCATCCGCATCACCGTGAAGCCCGCCTATTGGCCGGAGCGCAGCGCTCCGGAGTCCGGGCAGTTCGCCTTCATGTACACGGTGGAGATTGCC from Myxococcus xanthus encodes the following:
- the glgX gene encoding glycogen debranching protein GlgX, encoding MRRAEVLPGKPYPLGATFDGHGVNFAVFSEHAKKVEVCLFDPEDPAKETRRFPLLEMTHQVWHGYVPDLAAGTLYGLRVHGPYEPKKGLRFNPHKLLVDPYARAIHGQVDYQAPIYAYTPGTKEDDLAFDTRDDAAAVPKGVVMGADTFDWAGDAPPRVPWHDTLIYEVHVKGFTKLHPRIPEALRGTYAGLAHPASIEHLKKVGVTAVELLPIQHIVDEPFLIQREKVNYWGYNTLGYFAPDARYSGSGSLGGQVDEFKRMVKQLHRAGIEVLLDVVYNHTCEGNQLGPTLSFKGLDNAAYYRLTEKDPRYYMDVTGCGNSWNATHPYALKLIADSLRYWVEEMHVDGFRFDLATALGRDRYGYDTRAAFFQIIHQDPVLSRVKLISEPWDVGDFGYQVGNFPVLWSEWNGKYRDTIRRYWKGDDRQAAEIGYRLTGSSDLFSLSGRMPAASVNFVTAHDGFTLHDLVTYNDKHNEANGEENRDGANDNHSWNCGVEGETTDAKINALREQQKRNFLATLFLSQGVPMLVAGDEMGRTQKGNNNAYCQDNELSWVDWELNDTQRALLDFTCALTKLRREQPVLHKRRFFRGAHMWDSELKDLAWFRPDGKEMRKDDWEKPYVRSLGFLLGGDAITAPDDEGNRIVGDTILVLMNAHHEPITFMLPAVEWGADWELVVDTALAGESPRTHTPAGGTVQVVGRSLAVLRRPATE
- a CDS encoding TerC family protein, encoding MNTQVALWVGFNVFVLAMLAMDLGLFHRKDHAVTPKEAGLWTLVWITLSLIFCAGIWHYQGPTVGLQWLTAYVVEYALSVDNLFVFLMVFSYFRVAPEHQHRVLFWGILGAFVMRAGLIIAGTALVKQFHWLIYLFGAFLVFTAVKMLVSKDEEIDPEQKGIVKFARRVLPVARLGEGSRFRVTEDGRRKFTPLFIVLLVVEATDLLFALDSIPAVLGISQDAFIIYTSNVCAILGLRSLFFVVASLMEKFHFLKVGLSAILGFVGVKMLITFFDIHVPIGISLGVIAGVLVAAIIASLVWPKQPEPGQDRESAKT